The Sphingopyxis sp. YR583 sequence GTAAAGGGCCTCGTCGAAAAACCGCCGGTCGCCGAAGCACCGTCGAACCTGATCATTTCGGGCCGCTATATCCTGCAACCCGAAGTGATGCGCGTTCTCGAAAAACAGGAAAAGGGCGCGGGCGAGGAAATTCAGCTGACCGATGCGATGGCGACGATGATCGGCACCCAGCCCTTTCACGCCGTTACCTTCGACGGTGCGCGTTACGACTGTGGATCGAAGGCCGGATATATTCAGGCCAATCTGGCAGTGGCGCTCGGACGGCCCGACATGGCGGACGAAGTTCGCGCCTTTGCGGTCGATCTGCTGGAGCGCCGCCGGTAACGATCTGCGCCACAATGCAACTTAAATGCAACCCGCTGCCAAATTCGCACAAAACCCCGGCTGGCGCGCGGCGCGATCGGAGGCCACCGACTCAGGAAACGACTCGGCGAGGATATTGCGTTTCTCGCCAAAGGTTTCGGGCACATTAAACTCACGTATATGCGGCACGCTGTGCGATTAGATCGTAGAGACGCACCCGTTGGCACGGCAAAGCCTCCAACCTCAGCACGACGGGGACGGCATCGAGCAGCGCGTGATTTAGTCGCCCGGCATGCTGCTGCGGAACAATCACTTCGCCAATTACACACCCGACCGTGACCATAATGCACCACATTTCCAGCAGTTAGCCGCAGGGCGAGCTGAGCGCGGCAGGCACGCATCACTGAACTGTGGCCTCGGCGGCAGGATATAATCCTACACCCCGAAACGCAAAAGAATCACCCATTCGGCGGCTCGTCTCGAATCGGGACAAGCAGCTCAAAAACGGTCTCTTACGATTCGACTCCCGCGCGCAATGCGTGTAACTATTATGTTACTAATTAAGCAACGGACTGGGGTCGCAACCTTTTCGGGCAGGAGCGCGACTATGCGTAATTTGATTAAACTTACCGCGGCAATCGCGATGGTCGGAGCAAGCGTTCCGGCATCGGCTGCCGTCACCATTTGCCTCGGCGGCGGCTGCGCTGCACAGCCGGGTTCGAACGTTCTGGTCACGGAGGGTGTCCCCGGACTCAATGTCACGGGCACGCTTAACAACGCCCCTGGGACTGTGAACTTTTCGTCGACCGAACAGCTCATCGGCCTCGCTAACGGACAGGCTCGTGTGGGCGCCGTTGACGGCGTCCTCAACAACCCCCTGACCTTCTCGCTGACGGGCGGCTTGATCACCGCACTCGAGTTCAACATCGACGCACTTACCAGCGGCAATGTTATCTTCTCGTTCTCGGGCGGCGATAGCAATGGCCTCGTGACGAGCGCCTACGCCATTGGCCAGAACGGCAGCAACTTCTTCAATGCCTTCAACGGCACCTTCTCGAGCGTCACGATGACCTTTGCTGATGGCGCCACGGTTTCCGATGTCGGCCAATTCCGCCTCAACTCCGCACAGGCTGTTGCGGCTGTGCCTGAGCCGGCCACTTGGGCGCTGATGATGCTCGGCTTCGGCGCGATCGGCTTCTCGGTACGTCGCCGCAAGCAGGACGTCCGCGTCCGCTACGCATAATCGGCTGCCCCCTCGGGGGCAGATTGGCTCGGCATGATTTTGAGGGCACCACCTTCTCTCAATGCCGACGAAGTACCCCCGCCCCGGCAGTTGCATCTGGTCCACGGATGTAACTGCCGGGGACGCTTCGTTTGGGGATATAGTCCCCCGGGGTGATCCGAGCAGCAAATTGTGAGCTACTGGTCGAACGCTTTGGTGCGGAGAATACCGATGCTCGGATCCAAGTATGGCGCGCGCGGACGCCTTCACCCCATCGCGAACACCGGCCAATTCCTACTCCCACTAAACTTCGCCAACTGAATTGGCCGGGTAACTGGATCCCGGCCGCCGTCGCATTGCGATCTGCCCGTCCGGGCGATGCGAATTTGTTTGTTTCCTAGGGGCGAACGGGGGACCCCAACCCGACGCAGAATGGCGCCAACAGGGGCCGCGCGATCCAGAACAGAGAGGCGTGCCGCAGCTATGCCCGCTCGCCGGCGAACCCTCGCTTCCAAACGGGCCAGCTCATAATCCCAGCCTTGCCGCACTCGCCGTCACGCAAACGCAGCGGTAACGGCCGCTCACGCTATCGTTAGACGCATATCCATACTGGAGGCTGGCCGAAAGTCGAGCAGCCAATCTTGCTCATGTTCAGTTCCGACCTGAGGCGCCTTGATAGTGTCTGAATAAGGGGGGGCCGCACACGCGATCGACAAAAAAAAGGGGCGACCAATGGCCGCCCCTCGAAACCCGTGTGGTTTGTTTGTCAGGCGAACTTGAGCACGCCGACCTGACGGCGCCGGCGCATACCAAAGCCGACCGCACCGAAGCCGAGCATCATCAGCGCCCAGGTTGCGGGTTCCGGCACAGCGTTGATGGTGAAGTTGTCGGCCTCGAACGCATTTCCGGTCGAGCTCAGACGGAGCGAAGCAAGGGCCCCGACATCGCTACCCGTGACGTCGAACCGAACAAGCGGATTGAGATTCGGGTCCGTCTGGCTGCCATTCGCCGGGTTAAAAATGTTCGAGCCGGTGAAGCTTGCGAGAACATTGCCGCCGCCATCGAGGAATTCGAGTGTATTGTAGGAGTCTACCGAACCCCAGAGAAAGCTTACATTGAATATGTCGCCGATCGACGACAGATCCAGCACGCCCGATGGGCCATCGGCCGGGCCGACGGTCCAATAGTTGCCGGTGCTTCCAAACGGCTGTGCACGGATACCGTCAAGCGAGCCGCTGGTTACGAGACCGCCCGTTACCGGTGCGGCCGTCTCGAAATTATAGGTCGGGGTCGGGCCCGAATAGGGATTGGTGCCCGGCGTGACGGTTCCCAGCGTGATCGCGGCATTTGCCGCAGCGGGGAGCGCCAGAGCGGCAGCGGAAACCAGCATTAACTTTGTAATAAAAGTACGCATCGTCGGTATCTCCATAGCGGAAACAGGCCGTGCGACTCGCCCTGTCGTGTTAATAGTTACTAATCATTAAC is a genomic window containing:
- a CDS encoding PEPxxWA-CTERM sorting domain-containing protein translates to MRNLIKLTAAIAMVGASVPASAAVTICLGGGCAAQPGSNVLVTEGVPGLNVTGTLNNAPGTVNFSSTEQLIGLANGQARVGAVDGVLNNPLTFSLTGGLITALEFNIDALTSGNVIFSFSGGDSNGLVTSAYAIGQNGSNFFNAFNGTFSSVTMTFADGATVSDVGQFRLNSAQAVAAVPEPATWALMMLGFGAIGFSVRRRKQDVRVRYA
- a CDS encoding Npun_F0296 family exosortase-dependent surface protein, producing MLVSAAALALPAAANAAITLGTVTPGTNPYSGPTPTYNFETAAPVTGGLVTSGSLDGIRAQPFGSTGNYWTVGPADGPSGVLDLSSIGDIFNVSFLWGSVDSYNTLEFLDGGGNVLASFTGSNIFNPANGSQTDPNLNPLVRFDVTGSDVGALASLRLSSTGNAFEADNFTINAVPEPATWALMMLGFGAVGFGMRRRRQVGVLKFA
- a CDS encoding sugar phosphate nucleotidyltransferase; the encoded protein is VKGLVEKPPVAEAPSNLIISGRYILQPEVMRVLEKQEKGAGEEIQLTDAMATMIGTQPFHAVTFDGARYDCGSKAGYIQANLAVALGRPDMADEVRAFAVDLLERRR